CCTGTCAGTATAAATACAACAAAAGAATATTTGAATAGATCCTTTTTGTTTGGAACTTCTGGAAATATCATCATAAAAACAATGATTTCTCCAAATGGAAAAGTCAGTACTTGTGGGTATGCTGCTTTTATAATCGGTACTATTCCACCTGTAAATATCGGAAAGATCTTATTCAAACTATAACAAGGTATTGTAAAAGCAAAGATAAATACAATAAATATTAAAAATATAAAAAAAGGCAATAAAATGCTAGCCACTTTTAAAGTTACACTTATGTCAAAAAGTATAAAATATGTTACCACAATCATCAAAAATATTGCTATAACCTTAATAGGCGACAAAGGAAAGATGCTGCCTGTGCTAAGTTCTAAATAATCTCTTGTGACACGTGCTGCCATGTAAAAAAAATAGAACATGTAAATTGCAGACAAGGCTCTTCCTACAATATTTCCAAAGCTTAACTTCAATATCTCTGTCAAATTAGCCTTATATTTTTTATACAAAAAAATGTACAAGTATAAAAGTGGCAGTGCTGACACCATAGCTAATAAGACTGCCATCCATGAATCCTGTTTTGCCGATATTCCATGAGCAAATAAAATAGTATTTCCTATTTCAAATAAAAACATAGCATAAAAAATTTCTTTTTGCGTGACACTTTTCATATACAACATCCTCACATTTCAATAGTGACATTATTAGTTTTAAATGTTAATTACAAATTATTCGAGGAAACGGAAGATACACAAATGACGAAAATTTCTTGACATATGAAATTTGAAAAAATAAAATTGTATTAATATTACATTTAACTGGGGGAGATTACATGTATTACAAGAAATTAATAGGAGAAAAGTGTTACTTATCGCCTATGAATGTGGATGATTACGAAAAATACTCAGAATGGGTAAATGACATGGAAGTTGCGGCTGGAATGCTTTTTGCATCACAGATTGTTACAAAAGAGAAAGAAAAAGAAATTTTAGAAACATTATCGAGAGAATACAATTTTGCCATAGTAGACATCAAGACAGACCAGCTTATAGGCAATCTTGGTTTTCCTAAACTAGATTACATAAATAGAGTTGCTGAAGTAGGATTATTTATAGGCAATAAAGAATATTGGGGCAAAGGTTATGGTCAAGAGGCACTTAATTTAGCACTTGATTTTGGATTCAGCATTCTTAATATGCACAATATTTATTTAAGAGTTTATTCTTACAACAAACCGGCTATATCTTGCTACAAAAAAGTTGGCTTCAAAGAAGCAGGGAGGATAAGAGAAGCAAAAAGAATAGCAGGTGAAAGGTATGACGAGATAATCATGGATATATTGGAAGACGAATATGAATCAGTCTATATCAAAAAAATCGTAAGCGAAAAAAATTTTTAAAAGCGTATATAAGATTTTTAAGCTTTCCCTA
The nucleotide sequence above comes from Thermoanaerobacterium sp. CMT5567-10. Encoded proteins:
- a CDS encoding endospore germination permease — encoded protein: MKSVTQKEIFYAMFLFEIGNTILFAHGISAKQDSWMAVLLAMVSALPLLYLYIFLYKKYKANLTEILKLSFGNIVGRALSAIYMFYFFYMAARVTRDYLELSTGSIFPLSPIKVIAIFLMIVVTYFILFDISVTLKVASILLPFFIFLIFIVFIFAFTIPCYSLNKIFPIFTGGIVPIIKAAYPQVLTFPFGEIIVFMMIFPEVPNKKDLFKYSFVVFILTGLFLAFNNINIISAIGVYEASRINFPFYSMTRLISLGFFRNLDSLYIALMIIGNLIKIIIFAYAGLKASQSVFDIKEYKFLLIPTAAIIYALSIITAESYFIQIPVELPLVSLYIHVPLQIIVPLLLLIAYFVKKRNLKS
- a CDS encoding GNAT family N-acetyltransferase; protein product: MYYKKLIGEKCYLSPMNVDDYEKYSEWVNDMEVAAGMLFASQIVTKEKEKEILETLSREYNFAIVDIKTDQLIGNLGFPKLDYINRVAEVGLFIGNKEYWGKGYGQEALNLALDFGFSILNMHNIYLRVYSYNKPAISCYKKVGFKEAGRIREAKRIAGERYDEIIMDILEDEYESVYIKKIVSEKNF